Part of the Leucobacter insecticola genome is shown below.
CCACCCAGCTAGCTTAGCTGTGGCTGAGGCGCGTAGACTGGGCGCAAACAGTTTCTATCATCTCTCGGGAGGGTGCCATGGCTCTGTCAGAGCATGAACAGCGGCTGCTGGACGAGATGGAACGCGGCTTTTATCGCAGCGAAGCTGACGTGTTACAGACCACCTCCTCCAGCCGTCGCAGGGTGAATTACCGCACGCTGGTTCTGGGCATTATCGTCGCGGTCGTCGGTGTCGGCGTGTTGATCGGTGGTGTGGCTGCGCAGCTACTGTGGCTTGGCCTGATCGGATTCGCTGTGATGCTCGGAGGGGTCATGCTGATGATGGCCCGCGGCTCTGAGCCCGAGCTCACCGCTGAACACATCGCTGAGGGCGGCAAGAGCCCCCGCAAAGAAACTCGCGAGACTTTGAGCGAGCGCGCGGAGCGTCGCTGGGACGAGCGAATGGGCGACCGCTAGCGAAAACGCATCGCGTTTGCGCTCGCGGTCGGTGCCGCACACGGCGGCAGCCTACGGAGCGGAGCGAGAGGTGGGGCGCTAGCGAAAACGCATCGCGTTTGCGCTCTGCTTGAGAGGGCCCTGGTTTCGACCAGGGCCCCTTTTGTGTCTTCGTAACGAGGGTGTAGTTGCGGGTTTTCAGCGAACTTGCCTTTCACCGCCGAAGCTGCTGTCAGGAACCGCAGTTTGGGCAGTGGAAGGCAATCTCGGCAACGAACCGCACTCTCGCCGGCGAACCGCACGCTCATGCCCGAGAACCTCTGCAGAGAATCATCGTTCGCGCGCAATCCAGGCGACTCCACTTTGCTCCACGATTTTGCCGAAACTGGCAAAAATGGGGTGGTGTGGGCGCAAATTGGGTGGTCTTGGAGGGTAAAGCTGTCGGCTTGAGGAGTGTGGCGTGATGTGGCCATGCGGGTCGGCGCTGCGCGAGCCCGGCGAGTTTTCCGCATGTTTTCAATGATTTTTCAATGGCTGTTTGCGGTGCAGAAATTTAGTGGGAATAAAGTGGAGCAAAAAGTTCAATTGGTGGAGGAAAGTGGAGTAGTCTGGGGACCTAGCTTGCGTGTGAAAGGGAAGGGGTGCCATGTTTCTTGGAACGTTCACCCCCAGGCTCGACGACAAGGGACGCCTGATCCTCCCCGCGAAGTTCCGCGACGAACTTGCCAACGGCCTCGTCATTACCCGGGGTCAGGAGCGTTGCCTGTACGTGTTCAGCGAGCAAGAGTTCGCTTCAATGCACGAACGGATTCGGCAGGCACCCGTCACCTCTAAGCAGGCCCGCGACTACCTGCGCGTGTTTCTCTCCGGTGCACACCCGGAGAACCCGGACAAACAGCACCGCGTCACGATCCCCCTGGGGCTTCGGGAGTATGCGGGTCTTGACCGCGAGCTCGCCGTCATTGGAGCGGGCTCACGGGCAGAGATCTGGGATGCCGAGGCCTGGCAGACCTACCTGACCGCTCAGGAATCAGCGTTCTCGGATATCGAGGAGGAGGTGATTCCGGGCATGTTCTAGCCCGGAAACACATGATCCCAAACGATTCACGGAACCCCGCCGACCTGCACACCCCGGTGCTGCTCGAGCGCTGCCTGGAACTGCTCGCCCCCGTTGCCTCCCGAGAGGGAGCCGTCGTGGTCGACGTGACCCTCGGCATGGGTGGACACAGCGAAGCGCTGTTGGAAGCCCACCCCGGCCTCACCCTGATCGGTCTCGATCGCGATACCGAAGCTCTGCAGCTCGCGGGATCGCGGCTTGCTCGCTTCGGCGACCGCGCGCGCCTGGTGCACACCGTGTATGACGGCATCGCCGGCGCGATCAAACACTGCGGATTCACCCGCATCGATGGCGTGCTTTTCGACCTGGGGGTGTCATCCCTGCAACTCGACGACGCTGACCGCGGCTTCGCCTACGCGCAGGATGCCCCACTCGACATGCGAATGGACCAGGACCGTGGCGAAACTGCGGCGGAGATTCTTGCGACAGCAGCAGAGGGGCGCCTGCGCGCGATCTTCGAACGCTATGGCGAAGAACCCCTCGCGGGCCGCTACGCGCGCGCGATCATCGCGGCCAGGCAGGAAGCACCGATCGAGCGCAGCGGTCAGCTCGTCGATATTCTGCAAGCGGCAACCCCGGCCGCCGTGCGGGATCAGCGGCACCCCGCAAAACGTGTCTTCCAGGCGCTGCGCATTGAGGTCAACAGCGAGTTGGCGGTGTTGGAGCGGGCGGTCCCTGCGGCGCTCGACGCGCTGAACCTCGGAGGCCGCGCCGTGATCATGGCCTATCAGTCACTCGAAGATCGCCTCGTGAAGCGCGAGCTCGCCGAGCGCGTGAAGTCCACAGCCCCCGCGGGCCTCCCGGTCGAGCTGCCCGAGCATCGACCCGAGTTCAGACTCCTCACCCGGGGAGCAGAACTCGCCTCAGAAGAAGAACGTGGCAAAAACCCCCGAGCGATCCCGGTGCGATTGCGGGCCGCAGAACGAGTAAGGAATGTGCGATGAACAACACGGTTCCGCTCGAATTTGAAGGTGTCGAACTTGACGGGGAGCTCTTTCCGGGCGCGACTACAGGTTCTTTAGCACCGCTTTCGCAGCCGAAAGAACGACACCTGCGGCTTGCTTCACCGCGACGTCGCGCGGGGCGCAGTCCACTGCTCGGCGGACTCGTCGCGGTGGGTCTGGTGCTCGTGATCCTCGCGACGCAGCTTGGACTGAGTATCGCCATATCCGAGGGTGCGTACGAAGTGCGCGCGCTTGAGATCGAACAGCGGGATCTGGCTCGCGTAGAGCGTCTGCTCTCACAAAACGTCGAGAAATTGGCCTCCCCGCAGAATCTCGCGGAAAACGCCGCCCAGCTTGGCATGGTGCAAAACGTTCGCCCGGCGACACTCAGATTGAGCGACGGAGTCGTGCTGGGATCCCTCGAATCGGTCACAACAGAGGCGCGAGGCAACCTTGTTCCCAACTCAACCCTTGACGCGATTCCGGTCATCGATTCGGCTGGATCGCTCGTCGCGCGAAACACCGGACTAGCCGGGCAGGCTGCGGCTGAGCCGGTCAAAGCGCCGGTACAGTGGGAAGGCAAACTTCCGGCGCCAAGAACTCACTAGGCCAGAGACAAGGGATGTGGGATGCTGACACAGCGCGGCTCACGGCTTCGCCGGGTTCTCGCCTTCGCACTTATCGTGATCGTAGCGATCGTATTTTTTATACGGTTGATCGATGTGCAGCTGGTATCAGCGGCGGCCCTCAATGAGGACGCCGCCAACAAGCGAGCTGTTCCCGTAGTGATCCCGAGCCTGCGAGGCGACATTGTCGATCGCAACGGCGAGATCCTGGCGACCACGGACGTGCGCTATGACGTTCAGCTCTCTCCGAAGAACACCAAGCTGAACAAGGGGAGCTTCTGGCGAGCCGACCCGGAAGGCGGCATCGGCAACGTGGAGGTCACCGCCGAGGAAGCATTCGTTGAGATCGCTGCGATCACGGGGCAGACCCCGGAAGAGCTGCAAAAGATCGTTGACGATGCCCTCGCGGTCAATGAGAAGTCCGACTTTGCGTACGTGATTCGCTCGGTCGACCTCACCGTGTTGAACCGTCTCAAGGCGCTGGGTATCCCGTGGCTCACCTTCGAGAGTCACCACACACGTACTTACCCGAACGGCGCGGTCGCGGGCAACATTATTGGTTTCTCGGGGTTCGAAGACGTGCCGCAATCGGGCGTTGAAGTGTCTCAGGACAAGTGTTTGACTGGCGTTGACGGCTCTGAGAACTACGAGCGGAGTGCTGACGGCGTGCCGCTTCCCGGCAGCGTCGTTGTGACGCAGAAGGCCGTTGACGGCGGCACCGTCGAACTCACCATCGACCGTGACCTGCAATGGCAGGCGCAGCAGGCGATCAACGCGCAGACCCAGCGGGTTGCCGCCGAGTGGGGTCTCCTCGTTATCCTGAATGTGAAGACGGGTGAGCTGGTCGCGGTCGCAGAAGACGGTTCGGTGGACCCGAACGACGTTGATGCCTCCGATCCGGCGAAGCGCGAAGCGCGCTCGTTTGTTTACCCTTACGAACCGGGATCGACCTTCAAATCGATTACCGCAGCCGCCTTGATCGATCAGGGCCTCGCCACCCCGCTGACGCAGAACGCGACTCCCGACTACCTTGAGCCTGAGCCCGGGGTGCGTTTCGGCGACTCCTTTTCGCACCCGGTCAAGCAGTGGACGCTCGCCGGGATATTGACTCAGTCATCGAATGTCGGCACGGCGATGCTCGGTACGCAGATGTCCGCTGAGACCCGCTATGACTACCTGCACAAGTTCGGCATCGGCATTGCGACGAATGCGGGGCTCCCCGTCGAGGACTCCGGCATGCTCGCAGCGCCCGAAGACTGGGATCGCCAGACCTCCTACAACACGACCTTTGGGCAGGGGCTGTCGTCAACGATCGTGCAAACCGCCGGGGTATTCCAGGCCCTCGCGAACGGTGGCGAGCGTGTGCCCCCGAGTGTCGTGCGAGCGTGCATCGGCGCTGATGGGTCTGAGAAGATCCTGAAGCACGGGGATCCGGTACAGGCGGTTACTCCCGAAACCGCGGCCCAGGTCATGCAGATGTTGGAAACCGTTGTGGATCAGGGCTGGTACAAAGAGTATGTTTCAATTCCTGGGTACCGCATCGCCGGCAAAACCGGCACCGCCGAGCAGGTGGACCCGGAGACCGGAACGTACCGCAGCGACTATGTTCACACCTTCGCTGGCATTTTCCCTGCCGAGGACCCGCAGTACGTAGCGGTAGCATCTATTGCGTTCCCCGCAAACGGCGAGGGGAGCATCGCAGCAATCACGGCCTTCCGCGATGCGGCCGAGGCTACG
Proteins encoded:
- the mraZ gene encoding division/cell wall cluster transcriptional repressor MraZ, whose amino-acid sequence is MFLGTFTPRLDDKGRLILPAKFRDELANGLVITRGQERCLYVFSEQEFASMHERIRQAPVTSKQARDYLRVFLSGAHPENPDKQHRVTIPLGLREYAGLDRELAVIGAGSRAEIWDAEAWQTYLTAQESAFSDIEEEVIPGMF
- the rsmH gene encoding 16S rRNA (cytosine(1402)-N(4))-methyltransferase RsmH, which translates into the protein MIPNDSRNPADLHTPVLLERCLELLAPVASREGAVVVDVTLGMGGHSEALLEAHPGLTLIGLDRDTEALQLAGSRLARFGDRARLVHTVYDGIAGAIKHCGFTRIDGVLFDLGVSSLQLDDADRGFAYAQDAPLDMRMDQDRGETAAEILATAAEGRLRAIFERYGEEPLAGRYARAIIAARQEAPIERSGQLVDILQAATPAAVRDQRHPAKRVFQALRIEVNSELAVLERAVPAALDALNLGGRAVIMAYQSLEDRLVKRELAERVKSTAPAGLPVELPEHRPEFRLLTRGAELASEEERGKNPRAIPVRLRAAERVRNVR
- a CDS encoding peptidoglycan D,D-transpeptidase FtsI family protein — protein: MLTQRGSRLRRVLAFALIVIVAIVFFIRLIDVQLVSAAALNEDAANKRAVPVVIPSLRGDIVDRNGEILATTDVRYDVQLSPKNTKLNKGSFWRADPEGGIGNVEVTAEEAFVEIAAITGQTPEELQKIVDDALAVNEKSDFAYVIRSVDLTVLNRLKALGIPWLTFESHHTRTYPNGAVAGNIIGFSGFEDVPQSGVEVSQDKCLTGVDGSENYERSADGVPLPGSVVVTQKAVDGGTVELTIDRDLQWQAQQAINAQTQRVAAEWGLLVILNVKTGELVAVAEDGSVDPNDVDASDPAKREARSFVYPYEPGSTFKSITAAALIDQGLATPLTQNATPDYLEPEPGVRFGDSFSHPVKQWTLAGILTQSSNVGTAMLGTQMSAETRYDYLHKFGIGIATNAGLPVEDSGMLAAPEDWDRQTSYNTTFGQGLSSTIVQTAGVFQALANGGERVPPSVVRACIGADGSEKILKHGDPVQAVTPETAAQVMQMLETVVDQGWYKEYVSIPGYRIAGKTGTAEQVDPETGTYRSDYVHTFAGIFPAEDPQYVAVASIAFPANGEGSIAAITAFRDAAEATIRTFHIPPSTGEFVPLPTEY
- a CDS encoding DUF3040 domain-containing protein, yielding MALSEHEQRLLDEMERGFYRSEADVLQTTSSSRRRVNYRTLVLGIIVAVVGVGVLIGGVAAQLLWLGLIGFAVMLGGVMLMMARGSEPELTAEHIAEGGKSPRKETRETLSERAERRWDERMGDR